The genomic region tgTGGGTAAATATGGTAACCTGCAGTGACCTTGCTGCTCCCAGCCCAGAAAACCCCTGGTGATGAAGGCACACACCTGGAAGGCTGGAAGGTACTCGTCCTCAGATCGCCAACCCCCCGCCACCATCCCCATCCCCACATTTGGTCTCCCTCAGCGCCCACTGTACTGTCCCGGGCTGTGACTCCAGCCACCGAGCGGGGCCGGACCTACTGCAGGTGCTCAGTACTGAATGAATTATGGTCCGAATCATCTCCCTTCTGTGGGAAGCAGAGCCTCACTTTGTGACATGAACTTGTTTCTTCTCTCCaggactagattttttttcttcctctgtaaaatgaggcagcTGGGCAGCTAATTGGCAAGACCCTTTTCAGTTGGCAGTTTATGACTTCTCAAGGCCTTTGATCATCCCAGCAAGTTCAAACTCTCCCACCTGAGCAGCAAGAGCTCCTCACAAGCTGCTCTTCACTTAGGCTGTGTCACGGAGATGATGTGACTGTTTAGTGAATACCCACTGTCCACTATGAACACATTCGGTGCTTTTACAGccatcattttgtttctttctgccaCTTGAAGTAAATACAACAGTAATCGCCcctgggcccctggctggctaagtcagtagagcacaggactcttgaactcagggttgtgagtttgagcccctcgTTGGATGTaggactacttaaaaataaaatctttaaaaacaatagcaaTAATCTCCCTTTTacaataaggaaactgagacctagaGAGGAAAACCCACTTATCCAAGGCCACACaactgggaaggagcagagagagaattctaagtcCTCTGCTCTTAAACCCCTACCCCACATTATGCCCCCGGACTCTCAACCAGGCTTCCAGCTTGAACCTCTACTTCAGCCAGCAACCTTCCCTTGGCTAACCCCACGAACCCATGGGTgaacactgagcacagagagctGACGGCTCTGTCTTGGGATTTGTGTATCCTCTCCCAGGTTCGTTTGGTTGTAAGAGCAAGAACTAGATCCATTCAGACTTGTTTTAAGTTTCAGCTTCACCTTTCACTAGATGTGTGGTCAAGTCACTTTAACAAATGAACATGCACTGTCTAACAAATATGGAAATGTCTAGCGTCAAAGCTGATACCTTGTGTATTCTCACTAAGTGGGAAAGACCAGGTCCAGAGTAGCAGAGGTACCCAGAGAAGCTGGCCCCTGACTCCACAAAGAGCAACCTGGGTTTTCAGCCTCTCTGCTTAACATTTGAGTGTTATGCCTAAAACCTCCTGCCACTGCCCCCATCACTAATGCCCCTCTATAATGCCTTCATAAATCCTTGGCCTTTCGAATCAGACAGCCCAAGTTACAATCCTAGTTCTCCCACTTACAttctgtatgaccttggacaaatgacTCATCTCTGAGGTTTAGTGTTCTCTTCTACAAAAGAGTAATAACGGTACCTACTCCATatcactgtgaggattaaataatagTACTCATGTCCATGTCTAGTACATGGTCTAGCATACAGCAAAGGCTAAGAAAATATTAACTGTTTTTCCTGAATAATAACAAGAGTTGTAGTAGCTTTGAGCTGCCTGCTGATGAAAGTTCAAATGCCTGACCTACTATTCAGAGACTTGTACACTGTAGCCTCCGtcattccttcctcccctctcctctcctcctcccctagGTGGAGGTCACCCCCAAGCCACATGTGGTTTTCTCACCTCCGTGTCTCTGCCCATGATCTTCCTCTCCATTCAGAATGCTCTCCCCCACCTCGCACCTGTACACATCTGCACCTCCCACTCAAGCCTCACCTCCCAGTGAAGGGGCCACCTCCCAGGTTTCCCCAGCACTTCCAGCCAGGACATATTAGTGCTTAGACTCTCCAGAGTGAGGCTTTTCTGTCTGCACCTGTCCTACCAGCGGTTACGCTTGATTTCTCTTTTCAGGAACTGACCTTTCTCCACTGTTGGTCCATGTGTTCCAGGGACGGGAATATGGCTGAAGCCTTAGACAAAGTCATATTGATTAACTAAGAGGTGAATCCTTGGCCAAAGCATGGGCCAAGGAGAATCAGCCCTGGAACTTTTGCTGGAGCCACTGACTAACAGATGTTCTTTTCCCACAGGCACTGCTAAGCTAAAGCAATGTAAATTCCAAGCTGTAAGTAGCCTTATTTATCACCTTTAGGAGAGAAGTGGACTTTAAAAATGAGCTGACACAGAGGAACCAAGAAATGGCAATAGacattttcttaatagcattatTTGAGTATCTGGATCCATCCATGCCTAAAgcaagttacctttttttttttttttgagaatttatttttaagtaatctctacatacaacgtggggctcaaacttaaccatgagatcaagagtcccatactccactgactgagtcagccaggaacCCCTGAAGCAAGATACTCATAAAGAAAGATACTTTATGTGAGCCAAAAACCCTACCATCCctattttatttgacttttatttatttaagccattTTGAGTTGGATTTCTGCCACTTGTCACTGAAaaaatgctgaacattttttagtGATCCAACTAGATGGTAAGCTTCCTGAGAGTGCAGATCTCACCATATAGACCTAAATCCTTGGGGATCAGGATTATCTCAGTATTGTCGCCCCTAGCACAGGGATGATCACAGAGCAGATAAAGAATAAATCGAGGAATAAGTATCTCTGAATTTTCCCAATAGTCCAGGGCTCTACACTTAGAAGAATCTAAAATACTTGAATAAAAGTTTACTTGAACAAGAATTCTAATTCTTTCCTGATATAAACAAGGTCCTTTGCCACTCTGCATTTCCTCTGAGAATGACTGATTTCTTACTTTCTGAACAGAATGATCTTGGCAAAAGAGCTGTTTTAGGAGACACACAAGGCTAAAAGAGATACCTTGAATCCACTAATGTAACTGATTAGTCTCCCACTGTAAGAATGACAAAACTGAGATTTAAGCTAAAAACAATTGCTTACTACTGCAGGGTGAATCACTCAGGCAGAATCAGCCAAGCAAGACCCCATTCCATGACTCGTAGTCCAGTGCTCTAGCTCCAGTCCTGATGTCACTTCATTAAACTAAGTGAATTGGTCACTTACCCAGAGAACTCAGAAATCTctaaccaaaatgaaataaactgctCAACTCTGCTAACTGGACTCCACAGCTCTCAGGACAACAACACAAGGGAAAGAGCACCAGGCCAGGAGTCAAGACCTAGTTTACTCCCTTCCTGGCAATGAGACTTTGGGTAAGACCTTTTCTCTAGTCTCAGtctcctctctctaaaatggagggaggggaaggtgggATTTGAAGGAGCTGATCTCTATGATCCCTGAAATTCTGTAATTACATGGGGTTATTGGACACTTCATCAAATTCCTAAGATTAAACCCACATACATTACAGAGAATTGGAAGGCCAAGAGGTTAGCATCCCTTCTGCAGACTCCAAATTAAGGGTGAGGGATTGAGGATTCCAGGTAGGTATATATTCCTTCTAGCTTATCTTTGGAggaagaatagaatagaaatacataaaattatcttCTATGTGCCACAGAGAAATATGGAGACATACCCCCTACACTCTACAATTCTCCTTTCTCACCTTCAAAGATCCTAGAAGACTCACATCTAAGTAGATGGAGTGAGATAGATTTGAAACAAGCTCATTACAATGTCCTCATCTGAATTAACAGTTTCTTCAAAGTAGTCCTTCTGAGACTTTGAGAAATTCTTCCAGTGGGACAGTAATTCCTCCCTGTATTTGTAAAGGTCCTCTTGGGGAAGCAAACCAGCCTCATGGTTTTGCTCTCATACCTTGGCTTTCATCCCAAGTGACAATTCTCAATTTGATCACAATTGTATTTTCTACACTTGGCCCTAAGCGACTTCCAGCCATTTCCGAAAAATCATATTCCTCCTTCAAAAGATGGAGGTTTCCCTCAATGATGATGTTCAAGAAAACACACCCCACACTCCGAGGACAATTTCCTACAATGTTTTGAGCAGTGGAATCATCAGCAAGTGATATAACACCTCCTGCAGGGAGTCTCTTTGAAGAGGCCCACACTTGTTGAATGCCCTGAGGTGCTTATTTTGAAAAACCATCTCTACTATATGATCATCACATTTTCCCTACTCTTTCTCATTCCTGGAGGGCTCCAAACTTTTCCTAACCTCACCAGTCCTCCTCCCCCGTTCCTGCTATATCCTGACCTCACTCTCCCCAGCCCAACTCTCTCCTGCCTGCACTTAGGCAAATGCCCAAGCTGCTGAATCTTCAAAATCTGCCTTCGATCGAAaggtaggtgggggtggggactttAACGGATCCTGAAATACAGTCTCAGCAGTTCTCTTACCCAAAGGTCCCTTCTCCGGTTCTTAGAGCAAGATGTCTGTTCTAGCTAAACATCTCAAAGGATTCCAGGGATTTATTCTCATTGGGCATAGCACCAGAACCCCTCCTGTATTGGGTAGGGGATAGCAGGTGGAGAAATTGCCCTCCCAAGACCCCCATGCCATCCACTACCCACATTTCAACACTGCATAGACATTATAGACTTGCATATCTTCCTAAGCTCCTTTATCTTAATACAGAACTTCAAAGTTTACAAGATACTCTTTCATTTGTTCTTGGAATCTTCTCCAttgttttacagatgtggaagccTAGCctcagagaagtaaatgaaacaCCTAAGTTGATAATGTCAGCAAGATAAAGGTCAAAGTCAGATCTCCTGattccccctactcatgctcttttTGATACAATAGAAATTGCTCATTCCTAAAGTAACTCCTCATTCAGGTAATTATTTCCCCTAAGACAGCCAAAAGAGACTCTCAGAGACCCGCAGACACTCTAACATAACACTAACCCATCAGTAACTACAGTCTGCCCATATCCAAGCACACAAACTCAAAGACTTAGCTCTAaggctctgcctcctgccccaagGTGTTTCTCTCATAAATCCCCTCCCCAATGGCTGCTGAGGGACAGCCAAGGAGGTGTGTCTTTAGACAGAGGAGCAGAATCTCTCTGACCCTTCCAAGAAGGGGTCCTGGAAGGAAGAAGCCCAGTCTTGGGAGCCTGTTCTACgggtcccacccccacccctcccctacCTGCCAAGAGCTGCATCCAGGCGCAGATCTTGTAGACCGTGGCCGTGTTGCAGAAGAAGAAAAGCGCAAAGCAGGTGATACAGCCGAGGATCAGCACCATGGAGAGCAGCACGAAGAAGGCGGCTGCCTTGAAGGCGCCGGACGGGATGGTGCTGAAGTCGGTGAAGGAGCCTCGGCAGGTGAGCTCGCGGCCCGCCAGCCCGCTGCCCACACAGTAGTGGAAGAGGCCGAAGTAGCCAGGCTTGGGGGTGCTCACGCTGTCGCCCACCCAGTAGGGCTGGATGAAGACCACCACGTTGATGATGGCGAAGCAGATGGTGAAGATGGCCCATAGCACGCCGATGGCCCGCGAGTTCCGCATGTAGTGCTCGTGGTAGAGCTTGGAGGCCTCCTGCGAGGGCAGCATGGtgcccgggggcggggccggcggcggcgacggcggctGGCGGGGGCCGCCGGCCCGGGACCGACCGCCGGGCTGCCGGGCTGACGGGCGGGAGCTGGGGACGCACGCGAGAAGCGGCCCTGAGCCAAGGAACTCTCGAAGGAGGGGCCTGGGGCGGAGCTGGGGGTATCTAGGGGGTAGTATGGAGGGACCAGGAGGGGGTCCTGAGTGTTGGGGCGGTGTCTGAGGGGAGTAAAGATCTCCAACTGGGGGCCTAGGTAAGGGACATGTGAAAGTTGGGGGGCTGGGATGAGGGGGGTGGGATGTGAATATGGGAGCTGGAAGTGGGGGCCAGCTAGAAAGTGGTCATAGGGGTGTTGGGGAAGAGGTTTGGGGGCCAGAACTGGGCGAGTAGTAAGGAACCATGGGTAGATGGAATGGAGGCTGAGGACCGGTACTGGGGTATTAGCAGAGGGGCTGTATACATAGAGCTTGGAAAGGAAATTGGGAACTGGTATTAGGGGTAAAAGAAGATTGGTACTGGGCGT from Mustela erminea isolate mMusErm1 chromosome 1, mMusErm1.Pri, whole genome shotgun sequence harbors:
- the LHFPL4 gene encoding LHFPL tetraspan subfamily member 4 protein, encoding MLPSQEASKLYHEHYMRNSRAIGVLWAIFTICFAIINVVVFIQPYWVGDSVSTPKPGYFGLFHYCVGSGLAGRELTCRGSFTDFSTIPSGAFKAAAFFVLLSMVLILGCITCFALFFFCNTATVYKICAWMQLLAALCLVLGCMIFPDGWDAETIRDMCGAKTGKYSLGDCSVRWAYILAIIGILNALILSFLAFVLGNRQTDLLQEELKQENKDFVGSTVSSVLRPGGDVSGWGVLPCPVAHSQGP